The genome window AATCCAATGGGCCATTCTGACCTATAAATCCATTCGTTTCCCTGTTTTGTTATTATTaacagaaaaaaggaaaagaaaaccacTTTCATGGCTTCTCTAGTGCTGCTTCTATCAGCTCTCGTTCGACCCAGAAATCCAAATCTGGGTATTGTAACAGCAATTTCATCGTCTTCTGCTGCTGCATCTGTGGCTTCCATGAGTTCGAGGAGGACGGAGACTAATAAAACTGATCAGTTAGAGACTGTGACCGAAGATCCGCGGGAGTGGAGAGTTCGTGTAGACCATGTTTGGCCGTAGATTGTTTGGTGTTTATGCGGAAGAATTTCCGAAGTTCTCATCGAAGGCATAATTCATAGAAATTTGTTGATTCATGcctattttaatgtttttgccCTCCTTTTTTGTAATTACCATTTACAACTTAATTACCAATAATGtttgtgattttctttttttctttctttttcctagtgagctaaaaaaaataaaaattactaaTGCCTCTATGTCAACTTCAATTAAGGTCCAAAATAAATGGCTGGTAAATCTGACACAAGGGCGCGTTGTATGGGCCCAAGACAGTCCATTAAGAACTAAAAACCAATATCAAATTAAGAATAAATCTTTACGGACCCATGATTGAGAATAAACAATATCCTTAATatgtttgggtttgggtttccAAGATTGCCCACCATAAGTTAATTTGGTGGCCAGCAGTCTAGGGCTGAATATGGGTCGGGTTTACGGAAAAACCTCACCCGACCTTATCCCGACCCACATAAGGTCGGGTGAGGTTTACTTCAACCCTTAACCAACCTCATTTAACGATGGATTGGGTTGAGTCAAGTCAGTACCTGTCACTAAGTTTAAAATTTTTCCTAAAATTCTCTACCTAAATCATTATAGTGTAATTAAATACTCAAGCCTCATATTAAGTGGGTTGGGCACTTGACCCATTAAATACTCAAGCCTCATCATATTAATAAACTAATAGATAGACTAATAGCCTAATAGCCTAATAGGTGTTAATATATTAATGGATATTGTCTATACAAGCATAAAACAAcattatataataaaatgaGATTGGGTCGGGTTAAGATAGATACCTCATTCGACTCGCATAAGGTCGGGTTACCCTTGAACAAACTCTTATCCAATCCTCAACTATATGGATAGCGATCGGGTTAATCGGATCGGATCGGTGGGATTGGGTCGGGTCATATGCCGTTTTGCACGGCCCTAGCCAACACCGACTATTGTTGCAACTTAGCTGATAAAGCTCAATACGTATCTTTCTCGGGCGCTATTAGTGGGCTTGGATGGCACTAACTGGGCCAGACTACTACACTGGGCTTGGGCCTCATGGTGTCAGCCTAGTACGACAAAAAGTATATTTTGATGATTTTCGTGCCTCACTATTgtattgttcttttgttttaatttttaatcgcATGCTAGCTAATTGAAGTCAGAGTTTTGTCCAAAATGGATCACAGTTCAAAGAATCTCGAGCCGAACGGCTATTTGTCGTATTATTTACAACAATTGTCGTTTTGGGTATTTTTATCAAGCCTTGCACTTGGCAACCATGCAAAGTAAAACAACATCCAAATGTACTAAACGACAACAACCAGATGTCTTAGGTTCGTGGTTCTCTGTATCGACGTCGCGCCAATTCTGGAAATTCATTTAAGCTACAGAGACTGCGAAACTGAAGAAAACCACAGCGCAGAGAAAGCTTCAGCGCATTAATTGGTATGGCTTCTCTGGTTCTTCTCGTATCTGAATTCTTTCGGGCTCAAATCTCAAACCCTACTTCTGCAACAAATCAACATTCTTCTTTTGTCGGGAGACCATGTTTCGGTGACAAATGTGCGACAAGAGACGAGTACAGCGAGCCTGATGTCTCCATGGATTTGCAGGATATAAGGATTTGTGTTATTGACACCGTCCGGCCTTAATTTGTTGGAGACATACGCACCTGGTGGAACCGTGGAAGTAGAAGAGCTTTTGGTTGAGCGATCCAATGATTTGCAACTGTTGATGCCCAATTCAGCTTATGAAAGATCATTTCCTgtgtattttactattttccTTAGGTTGTATAAGTTTATGTTATGGGTCACACAATACCGAATGAAAAATTAATTTAGCCATGCTCTAGCCTTGAGCCTAACTTAGTATGTCATCAGCTGAGTTTTTTTGTGCATGTAGGTTTAACGGTATGAATTTAGGtctatatcgaatgttcaaagacAAACCTCGAATATTTACATGTCATTAGCATCCtttgtttggttcaattttttagtgtccaagaGTGAGTTTTGGCCTCTAATTCACTCCGAGTGTCAATACTCATAGTCCTTCCCCCTTCAACTAACTTCAACGAAAGAGTCCTCATACAGGTATATACAACCacaagatccaatttagtgggTTGGTGAGTTCTTGTCATTTATACAAACAGTTCACGTTCACAACCACCCTAGTAGAGTAATAGAGCCAACCAGTAAACCCAAAGCCACCAGCTTCTCTCCTCGGTACCCGCCAGAGCAGCATGGCCGCCGCTATGATCCGTCTCCTCCACTCCCCGATCTCCCATTGCAGTAGCTACTCTTTAGATCGCCAATCCCCGATCCAAACTTCTCCAAATCTTGCTATTTCTCCTAACAATCCCCATCTCCCTCCTCTATATTTTAAGACCCGCGATCGCCCTTCCAGTTTCAAACTTTTGGCCTCAGGTGATGGAGGTATCGGGATCGGATCCGGTGGCGGCACTGGGGGTCCCGGCGGCGGTGATAGGTGGAGCTCTGAAGGCGGAGACGAAAGTTCGGAGAATAAGAAAGACGCTTTTGGACCATTGGGGCTGTTTTTGAATGGATGGAGATCTAGGGTTCAAGCAGACCCGCAATTCCCATTCAAGGTCCTGATGGAGGAAATAGTAGGCGTGACTGCTTGTGTGCTAGGAGATATGGCCTCTCGCCCGAACTTTGGCCTTAACGAATTGGATTTCGTTTTCTCCACACTCGTAGTtaattcaattttgaatttcgttCTTATGTACATTCTAGCACCAACTGCAGGCGCCTCTGCATCTTCAGGTCTACGTTCGATGTTTGAACCGGGAGCATTCTCTGTGTTTGACCGATTGGGTGCTTTTCTGTACAAGGGTGTACTATTCGCGGCAGTTGGCTTCGCAGCTGGGCTGGTGGGTACTGCCTTATCGAACGGATTGATGGggatgaggaagaagatggaTCCGTTATTTGAGACCCCAAACAAGCCACCACCAATTCTGCTGAATGCAGGCACTTGGGCGCTTCACCTGGGTTTGAGCAGCAACTTGAGGTACCAAACATTGAATGGGATTGAGTTCGTGTTGGCTAAAGGAGTTCCGCCTCTGGTCTTCAAAGTGTCTGTAGTGATCTTAAGGTGTTTGAATAATGTCCTTGGTGGGGTTTCGTTTGTGGCGTTAGCAAGGATGACTGGGTCGCAGAAGGGAGGGAAAGTAGAGGCAGATGATGTTGAGGAGGTAAAGGAGAAGTTGGTGGGTAATAGTGGTTCCGATTAGTtgggatttctttttcttctcctctcttgTTTCATCCTAACTACGGTAGAGAGTGAAGGTTGGTACGAATAAACGCCATTTGGTTGTTTTTGGATGGCTTAGCGCAAATGGAATGTCGTGACTCCAAGTTTATGAGTGTTTTCATTATAGCGATTTGCGAGATGGATCATTGCTCAACCTAGCTTGTGCGAATGACATCATGCATTATTTTTCCACATGGTCCATGGGAGTTGCATGGTCTTTCATATAACCCGAAATTTACCAATCAATTGTCCGATAGGCAATTGGATGGATTCCACGTCAAAAAAGGTAATTTTGCTACACCATCTATGTAGCATCGTCTATGAGGGAGTGACTAGAAGTTTTGGTTTCGATTATAACATATTTTTCGTGGTTTTTCTGAAATATCAAGTTAAATTTGCATATTTTGTGTTGAGTAACTCTAATTATCAGCATCAGGTTCTCATTTCCAGTAGCTGTAATTCCAATATTCTTTTTGTCAtgttgataataataataaaattttttaaaaaaacacctataattaaaaaaaatcacactATATCaagagaataataataataat of Tripterygium wilfordii isolate XIE 37 chromosome 13, ASM1340144v1, whole genome shotgun sequence contains these proteins:
- the LOC120013952 gene encoding protein RETICULATA-RELATED 3, chloroplastic-like, yielding MAAAMIRLLHSPISHCSSYSLDRQSPIQTSPNLAISPNNPHLPPLYFKTRDRPSSFKLLASGDGGIGIGSGGGTGGPGGGDRWSSEGGDESSENKKDAFGPLGLFLNGWRSRVQADPQFPFKVLMEEIVGVTACVLGDMASRPNFGLNELDFVFSTLVVNSILNFVLMYILAPTAGASASSGLRSMFEPGAFSVFDRLGAFLYKGVLFAAVGFAAGLVGTALSNGLMGMRKKMDPLFETPNKPPPILLNAGTWALHLGLSSNLRYQTLNGIEFVLAKGVPPLVFKVSVVILRCLNNVLGGVSFVALARMTGSQKGGKVEADDVEEVKEKLVGNSGSD